Proteins from a single region of Ochotona princeps isolate mOchPri1 chromosome 27, mOchPri1.hap1, whole genome shotgun sequence:
- the TPI1 gene encoding triosephosphate isomerase — MAGSGQGAEFHFSALYISQKGPRKTAASDLQCVKPNAMAPSRKFFVGGNWKMNGRKKNLGELITTLNAAKVPADTEVVCAAPTAYIDFARQKLDAKIAVAAQNCYKVANGAFTGEISPGMIKDCGATWVILGHSERRHVFGESDELIGQKVAHALAEGLGVIACIGEKLDEREAGITEKVVFEQTKVIADNVKDWSKVVLAYEPVWAIGTGKTATPQQAQEVHEKLRGWLKSNVSDAVAQSTRIIYGGSVTGATCKELASQADVDGFLVGGASLKPEFVDIINAKQ; from the exons ATGGCTGGGTCCGGGCAAGGGGCGGAGTTTCACTTCTCCGCGCTCTATATAAGCCAGAAGGGCCCGCGAAAGACCGCTGCTAGTGACCTTCAGTGCGTGAAGCCTAACGCCATGGCGCCTTCCAGGAAGTTCTTCGTTGGGGGTAACTGGAAGATGAACGGGAGGAAGAAGAACCTGGGGGAGCTCATCACCACCTTGAACGCAGCCAAGGTGCCAGCCGACACCG AGGTGGTGTGCGCAGCCCCCACTGCCTACATCGACTTCGCCCGCCAGAAGCTGGATGCCAAGATCGCTGTGGCCGCCCAGAATTGCTACAAAGTGGCTAATGGGGCCTTCACTGGGGAGATTAG CCCTGGCATGATCAAGGACTGCGGAGCCACGTGGGTGATCCTGGGCCACTCGGAGAGAAGGCATGTCTTCGGGGAGTCAGACGAG TTGATTGGGCAGAAGGTGGCCCATGCCCTGGCAGAGGGGCTTGGTGTGATCGCCTGCATCGGCGAGAAGCTGGATGAGAGGGAAGCTGGCATCACCGAGAAGGTCGTTTTTGAGCAGACCAAGGTCATCGCAG ATAACGTGAAGGACTGGAGCAAAGTCGTCCTGGCCTATGAGCCCGTGTGGGCCATCGGAACCGGCAAGACGGCAACGCCCCAACAG gcccaggaagtaCACGAGAAGctccgaggatggctcaagtctaaTGTGTCGGACGCAGTAGCCCAGAGCACCCGCATCATTTATGGAG GGTCCGTGACTGGAGCAACCTGCAAGGAGCTGGCCAGCCAGGCAGATGTGGACGGCTTCCTCGTGGGAGGCGCCTCCCTCAAGCCTGAGTTCGTGGACATCATCAATGCCAAGCAAtag
- the SPSB2 gene encoding SPRY domain-containing SOCS box protein 2, protein MGQTALAGGSSSTPTPQVPYPDGLEELLAAPPPDLGAQRRHGWNPEDCSENIVVKEGGLCFERRPVAQSTDGARGKRGYSRGLHAWEISWPREQRGTHAVVGVATARAPLQADHYAALLGSNSESWGWDLGRGKLYHQSKGPGAPKYPAGPQGEQLEVPERLLVVLDMEEGTLGYAIGGTYLGPAFHGLKGRTLYPAVTAVWGQCQVRIRYLGERRAEPHSLLHLSRRRVRHTLGHAGLGQVAALPLPPAMKRYLLYQ, encoded by the exons ATGGGCCAGACGGCCCTGGCCGGGGGCAGCAGCAGCACGCCCACCCCGCAGGTCCCGTACCCCGACGGCCTGGAGGAGCTGCTGGCGGCTCCGCCTCCTGacctgggggcccagcggcgCCATGGCTGGAACCCCGAGGACTGCTCGGAGAACATCGTGGTCAAGGAAGGGGGCTTGTGCTTTGAGCGGCGGCCGGTGGCCCAGAGCACCGACGGGGCCCGGGGGAAGAGGGGCTACTCGCGGGGCCTGCACGCCTGGGAGATCAGCTGGCCCCGCGAGCAGAGGGGCACCCACGCCGTGGTGGGCGTAGCCACGGCCCGGGCCCCGCTGCAGGCTGACCACTACGCGGCGCTGCTGGGCAGCAATAGCGAGTCGTGGGGCTGGGACCTGGGACGGGGAAAGCTGTACCATCAGAGCAAGGGGCCCGGGGCCCCCAAGTACCCCGCGGGACCCCAGGGGGAGCAGCTGGAGGTGCCTGAGAGGCTCCTGGTGGTGCTGGACATGGAGGAGGGGACGCTGGGCTACGCTATCGGGGGCACCTACCTGGGGCCAGCCTTCCATGGTCTGAAGGGCAGGACCCTGTACCCGGCAGTAACCGCTGTCTGGGGCCAGTGCCAGGTCCGCATCCGCTACCTGGGCgaaaggagag CCGAGCCACACTCCCTGTTGCACCTGAGCCGCCGGCGTGTGCGCCACACCCTGGGGcatgcagggctgggccaggtagctGCTCTGCCCTTGCCCCCAGCCATGAAGCGCTACCTGCTCTACCAGTGA
- the LRRC23 gene encoding leucine-rich repeat-containing protein 23 — protein sequence MSDEDDLEDFEPDQEDFEKDDDEKETEEWEDYRKEGEELSEDWAPTPLTEYVMKEGLSLLCKTGSGLAHAYVKLEIKERDLTDISLLRSYIHLRYVDISDNHVTDLSPLNYLTHLLWLKADNNRLHSAQLNELPYLQMASFAYNQITDTEGIAHPRLASLDLKGNRIQMVTGLDPQKLSSLHTLELRGNQLKSTMGINLPKLKNLYLAQNMLKKVEGLENLSSLTTLHLRDNQIETLSGFSKEMKSLQYLNLRGNMVADLSELAKLRDLPKLRALVLLDNPCADETDYRQEALVQIAHLERLDKDFFEEEEQAEAEEIRQRLKEEQEQEQEAEQGQNPDQDPALQ from the exons ATGTCAGACGAAGATGATCTGGAAGACTTTGAGCCAGATCAGGAGGACTTCGAAAAAGATGATGatgagaaggagacagaggaatGGGAGGACTACAGGAAAGAGGGGGAAGAACTCTCCGAGGAC TGGGCTCCCACGCCCCTCACGGAGTACGTGATGAAGGAAGGGCTTTCCTTACTCTGTAAGACGGGCAGTGGCCTGGCTCATGCTTACGTCAAGCTGGAGATTAAAGAGAG AGACCTAACAGACATCTCCTTGCTACGATCCTACATTCATCTGCGCTACGTGGATATTTCTGACAATCACGTGACGGACCTGTCCCCACTCAATTACCTCACGCATTTGCTCTGGCTCAAGGCTGACAATAATCGGCTGCACAGTGCCCAGCTCAATGAACTGCCCTACCTGCAGATGGCCAGTTTTGCCTATAACCAGATCACGGACACGGAAGGCATTGCTCATCCTCGTCTAGCCAGCCTGGATCTCAAAG GCAATCGTATCCAGATGGTGACAGGACTGGACCCCCAAAAGCTGAGCAGCCTGCACACATTGGAGCTGCGTGGAAACCAGCTGAAAAGCACCATGGGCATTAACCTACCCAAGCTGAAAAACCTCTACCTG GCCCAGAACATGCTGAAGAAGGTGGAAGGCTTGGAGAACCTGAGCAGTCTCACTACCTTGCATCTTCGAGACAACCAGATTGAAACGTTGAGTGGCTTCTCCAAGGAGATGAAGTCCTTGCAGTACCTCAACCTAAG AGGCAACATGGTGGCTGACCTGTCGGAGCTGGCCAAGCTCCGGGACCTGCCCAAGCTGCGAGCTTTGGTGCTGCTGGATAACCCGTGTGCGGATGAGACTGACTACCGTCAGGAGGCCCTGGTGCAGATCGCACACCTCGAACGCCTGGACAAGGACTTCtttgaggaggaggagcaggctgAGGCTGAGGAAATCCGCCAGCGGCtgaaggaggagcaggagcaggagcaggaggctgAGCAGGGGCAGAACCCGGATCAGGACCCTGCGCTGCAGTAG
- the ENO2 gene encoding gamma-enolase → MSIEKIWAREILDSRGNPTVEVDLYTAKGLFRAAVPSGASTGIYEALELRDGDKQRYLGKGVLKAVDHVNSTIAPALVSSGISVVEQERLDNLMLELDGTENKSKFGANAILGVSLAVCKAGAAERELPLYRHIAQLAGNSDLILPVPAFNVINGGSHAGNKLAMQEFMILPVGAESFRDAMRLGAEVYHTLKGVIKDKYGKDATNVGDEGGFAPNILENSEALELVKEAIDKAGYTEKIVIGMDVAASEFHRDGKYDLDFKSPADPSRYITGDQLGALYQDFVRNYPVVSIEDPFDQDDWAAWSKFTANGGIQIVGDDLTVTNPKRIERAVEEKACNCLLLKVNQIGSVTEAIQACKLAQENGWGVMVSHRSGETEDTFIADLVVGLCTGQIKTGAPCRSERLAKYNQLMRIEEELGDEARFAGHNFRNPSVL, encoded by the exons ATGTCCATAGAGAAGATCTGGGCCCGGGAGATTCTGGACTCCCGAGGGAACCCCACGGTGGAGGTGGATCTCTACACTGCCAAAG GTCTCTTCCGGGCTGCAGTGCCCAGTGGTGCTTCCACTGGCATCTATGAGGCCCTAGAGCTGAGAGATGGGGACAAACAGCGTTACTTGGGCAAAG gGGTCCTGAAGGCAGTGGACCACGTCAACAGCACCATCGCGCCAGCCCTCGTCAGCTCG GGTATCTCCGTGGTGGAACAAGAGAGGCTGGACAACCTGATGCTGGAGTTGGACGGGACTGAGAACAAGT CTAAGTTTGGCGCCAATGCCATCCTGGGTGTGTCCCTGGCTGTGTGCAAGGCCGGGGCAGCTGAGCGGGAGTTGCCTCTGTACCGCCACATTGCTCAGCTAGCTGGGAACTCAGACCTCATCCTGCCTGTGCCG GCCTTCAACGTGATCAACGGTGGCTCTCACGCTGGGAACAAGCTGGCCATGCAGGAGTTCATGATCCTGCCAGTGGGCGCCGAGAGCTTCCGGGACGCCATGCGACTTGGAGCAGAAGTCTACCACACACTCAAGGGAGTTATCAAGGACAAGTATGGCAAAGATGCCACCAACGTGGGGGACGAGGGGGGCTTTGCGCCCAACATCCTGGAGAACAGTGAAG CCTTGGAGTTGGTAAAGGAAGCCATTGACAAGGCTGGCTACACGGAAAAGATTGTCATTGGCATGGATGTTGCTGCCTCAGAGTTTCATCGTGATGGCAAATATGACTTGGACTTCAAGTCTCCTGCGGATCCTTCCCGATACATCACCGGAGACCAGCTGGGGGCCCTGTATCAAGACTTTGTCAGGAACTATCCTG TGGTCTCCATTGAGGATCCATTTGACCAGGATGACTGGGCCGCCTGGTCCAAATTCACAGCCAATGGGGGGATCCAGATCGTGGGTGATGACCTGACAGTGACCAACCCAAAGCGCATTGAGCGGGCTGTGGAGGAAAAGGCCTGCAACTGTCTGCTGCTCAAGGTCAACCAGATCGGCTCAGTCACGGAGGCCATCCAAGC GTGCAAGCTGGCCCAGGAGAACGGCTGGGGAGTCATGGTGAGTCACCGCTCGGGAGAGACCGAGGACACGTTCATCGCTGACCTGGTGGTGGGGCTGTGCACAGGCCAG ATCAAGACTGGCGCCCCGTGCCGTTCTGAGCGTCTGGCCAAATACAACCAGCTCATGAG AATTGAAGAAGAGCTGGGGGATGAGGCCCGCTTCGCCGGACACAACTTCCGCAATCCCAGTGTGCTGTGA